A portion of the Natronococcus sp. AD-5 genome contains these proteins:
- a CDS encoding tRNA-dihydrouridine synthase, with translation MFRPPLALASLSGEADADWARAGADYAGAAFLGGIALDEGSRAAAREMVARDRNEFLPEDPVGFIDRQLAALEDAPIQPAFNVRSATPEPVVDAARVCRDRDAFLEINAHCRQDELCAVGCGETLLRDADRLCEYAERAAATGATVGVKVRAEVPGVDLATLARALEAAGASFMHVDAMDTESVIADVVDASDLFVVANNGVRGDETVREYADYGADAVSVGRPSDNPVVLERVLAAVDRHLRSDLETASSR, from the coding sequence GTGTTCCGGCCACCGCTCGCGCTGGCGAGTCTCAGCGGCGAGGCGGACGCCGACTGGGCTCGCGCCGGCGCCGACTACGCCGGGGCGGCCTTCCTCGGGGGCATCGCGCTCGACGAGGGCTCGAGAGCGGCGGCCCGCGAGATGGTCGCCCGCGACCGCAACGAGTTCCTCCCGGAGGATCCCGTCGGGTTTATCGATCGCCAGCTCGCTGCCCTCGAGGACGCCCCGATCCAGCCGGCGTTCAACGTCCGGAGTGCGACCCCGGAACCGGTCGTCGACGCCGCCCGCGTCTGCCGCGACCGGGACGCCTTCCTCGAGATCAACGCCCACTGCCGCCAGGACGAACTGTGCGCGGTGGGTTGCGGCGAGACGCTGCTTCGGGACGCCGACCGGCTTTGCGAATACGCCGAGCGAGCCGCCGCGACCGGCGCCACCGTCGGCGTCAAGGTCCGCGCGGAGGTTCCCGGCGTCGACCTCGCGACGCTCGCTCGAGCCCTCGAGGCCGCGGGCGCGTCCTTCATGCACGTCGACGCGATGGACACGGAGTCGGTGATCGCGGACGTCGTCGACGCCTCGGACCTCTTCGTCGTCGCCAACAACGGCGTGCGCGGCGACGAGACGGTCCGCGAGTACGCCGACTACGGCGCGGACGCGGTCAGCGTCGGCCGGCCCAGCGACAATCCGGTCGTGCTCGAGCGCGTTCTCGCGGCCGTGGACCGACACCTTCGATCCGACCTCGAGACGGCGTCGTCCCGATGA
- a CDS encoding cold-shock protein produces the protein MANGKVDFFNDTGGYGFISTDDADDDVFFHMEDVGGPDLEEGTAIEFDIEQAPKGPRATNVVRN, from the coding sequence ATGGCAAACGGTAAGGTTGATTTCTTCAATGACACAGGCGGCTACGGTTTCATTTCGACGGACGACGCGGACGATGACGTATTCTTCCACATGGAGGACGTCGGCGGACCGGACCTCGAAGAAGGCACAGCGATCGAATTCGACATCGAACAGGCCCCCAAGGGCCCCCGTGCGACGAACGTCGTCCGCAACTAA
- the cofD gene encoding 2-phospho-L-lactate transferase, producing the protein MVTFLSGGTGTPKLLDGVAAAFSPAETTVVANTGDDIELGGLLVSPDVDTVLFQGGDVLDRETWWGIEGDTHETNAELMELAAAADLPDGPQYLDESKQTAGREIAEWRRFSGVAEFMTIGDRDRAVHITRTSLLDQGYSLSGATRKLAEAFGLTIDLLPMSDDPVASLVHTADGTMHFQEYWVANRGEPTVETVEFRGAETADPAPGVLEALSDTVVLGPSNPVTSIGPMLAVPGIADVLEETTVVAVSPFLGSEAFSGPAADLMAAVGYEPSTAGLAEAYPFADAFVIDEDDGTTFDRPTVRTDIGIDEPADAERVIGAVAEAIGLVS; encoded by the coding sequence ATGGTCACGTTCCTCTCCGGTGGCACCGGCACGCCGAAGCTGTTGGACGGTGTCGCCGCCGCGTTCTCGCCGGCGGAGACGACGGTCGTCGCCAACACCGGCGACGATATCGAGCTCGGGGGACTCCTCGTCTCGCCGGACGTCGACACCGTGCTCTTCCAGGGCGGCGACGTCCTCGATCGCGAGACCTGGTGGGGGATCGAGGGAGACACCCACGAGACGAACGCGGAGTTGATGGAGCTCGCCGCGGCCGCGGACCTTCCCGACGGACCGCAGTACCTCGACGAATCGAAGCAGACCGCGGGCCGCGAGATCGCCGAGTGGCGGCGCTTTTCGGGGGTCGCGGAGTTCATGACGATCGGCGACCGCGATCGGGCCGTCCACATCACTCGGACGAGCCTCCTCGACCAAGGTTACTCGCTGAGCGGGGCGACCCGAAAACTCGCCGAGGCGTTCGGGCTGACGATCGACCTGCTTCCGATGAGCGACGATCCCGTCGCGAGTCTCGTCCACACCGCCGACGGGACGATGCACTTTCAGGAGTACTGGGTCGCGAATCGGGGCGAGCCGACCGTCGAGACGGTCGAGTTCCGCGGCGCCGAAACCGCCGACCCCGCGCCGGGCGTGCTCGAGGCGCTCTCCGACACAGTCGTCCTCGGTCCGTCGAACCCCGTCACCAGCATCGGGCCGATGCTCGCCGTCCCGGGGATCGCCGACGTGCTCGAGGAGACGACGGTCGTCGCCGTCTCGCCGTTTCTCGGGAGCGAGGCGTTCTCGGGGCCAGCCGCCGACTTGATGGCCGCCGTCGGCTACGAGCCGAGCACCGCGGGACTCGCCGAGGCGTACCCGTTCGCCGACGCGTTCGTGATCGACGAGGACGACGGGACGACGTTCGACCGGCCGACGGTCCGAACCGACATCGGGATCGACGAACCGGCCGACGCCGAGCGCGTGATCGGCGCGGTCGCGGAGGCGATCGGCCTCGTGAGCTAG
- a CDS encoding response regulator → MGNGTSEAVILLVEDNPGDIRLIEEAFSDGSIANTLNTVNDGEEALDFIYRRGEHEDARRPDIVLLDLKLPKVDGEDVLHEIKHHPELDQVPVIVLTGMDENLIESRDLDDDADEDAILEKPVDPGEFVEVIRSFEKFRLAVMRED, encoded by the coding sequence ATGGGGAATGGGACGTCAGAGGCGGTGATACTGTTGGTAGAAGACAACCCCGGCGATATTCGCCTCATCGAAGAAGCCTTCTCAGACGGCAGCATCGCAAACACGCTCAACACCGTCAACGATGGTGAGGAAGCACTCGACTTCATCTATCGACGCGGAGAGCACGAGGACGCTCGCCGACCGGATATTGTACTGCTCGACCTGAAGCTGCCGAAAGTGGACGGTGAAGACGTTCTACACGAAATCAAACACCACCCTGAACTGGATCAGGTTCCAGTGATCGTCCTGACCGGAATGGATGAGAACCTCATCGAATCCCGTGATCTCGATGACGATGCGGACGAAGATGCAATCCTCGAAAAACCAGTCGACCCCGGTGAGTTCGTCGAGGTAATCCGGTCATTCGAGAAGTTCCGGTTAGCAGTCATGCGAGAGGACTGA
- a CDS encoding DUF5789 family protein, translated as MGDTKRSERSEQMAKSSGSESGNWRKPSTVPTNPPLAEGNGELGDLDSALENHEYPMTTDDVITAYGDRKVETQDGWESVKAGFTSIDDELYDFPDDVRNRILGLIHRG; from the coding sequence ATGGGAGACACAAAAAGATCCGAGAGAAGCGAGCAGATGGCGAAGAGTAGCGGCAGCGAGAGCGGGAACTGGCGGAAGCCCTCAACCGTGCCGACGAATCCGCCACTCGCAGAGGGCAACGGGGAACTCGGCGACCTCGATAGTGCGCTTGAAAACCACGAGTATCCGATGACAACCGATGACGTGATCACGGCTTACGGCGACCGAAAGGTCGAAACGCAGGACGGATGGGAATCTGTTAAGGCGGGGTTCACATCGATCGATGACGAGTTATATGACTTCCCCGATGACGTGCGAAACCGAATACTGGGACTGATCCATCGCGGTTAA
- the nthA gene encoding nitrile hydratase subunit alpha has protein sequence MTDDEFDPDDHARSHDPEARVRALQSLLIEKELLSSDAVDDVIATYEREIGPLNGARVVARAWTDDAYRERLLEDGVAAASEVVDVDGDAIDLEVVANAPGEHHLVVCTLCSCYPWAVLGLPPTWYKTPAYRSRAVKEPRTLLAEEFDTDLPADVEIHVHDSTSELRYMVLPQRPPGTAGMDEDELVDLVTRDAMIGVDRFGGSER, from the coding sequence ATGACCGACGACGAGTTCGATCCCGACGACCACGCGCGATCGCACGACCCGGAGGCGCGCGTCCGCGCGCTCCAGTCGCTGCTGATCGAGAAGGAACTGCTCTCGAGCGACGCCGTCGACGACGTCATCGCCACCTACGAGCGCGAGATCGGCCCGCTCAATGGGGCTCGCGTCGTCGCCCGCGCGTGGACCGACGACGCGTACCGCGAGCGACTCCTCGAGGACGGGGTGGCCGCCGCGTCGGAGGTCGTCGACGTCGACGGCGACGCGATCGACCTCGAGGTCGTCGCGAACGCGCCGGGCGAGCACCACCTCGTGGTCTGTACGCTCTGTTCGTGTTACCCGTGGGCGGTGCTCGGGCTACCGCCGACGTGGTACAAGACGCCTGCGTACCGGTCGCGGGCCGTCAAGGAACCGCGGACGCTGCTCGCGGAGGAATTCGACACCGACCTTCCCGCCGACGTCGAGATCCACGTCCACGACAGCACCTCCGAACTCCGGTACATGGTGCTCCCGCAGCGGCCGCCGGGAACCGCGGGGATGGACGAAGACGAACTGGTCGACCTCGTGACGCGCGACGCGATGATCGGCGTCGATCGATTCGGCGGGAGCGAGCGATGA
- the hisC gene encoding histidinol-phosphate transaminase: MHPRDLSDHVAYEAGRGIEEVARELGRDPSEFIKLASNENPHGPSPAAAVAIRETASSVSSYPKSAHTDLTAAIANRWDVDASQVWLANGGDGAIDYLSRATLEPDDDVLVPAPGFAYYGMSARFHHGDVREYALEREDDFEQTSETVLSAYDGERIVYLTSPHNPSGSTIALADVERIAEETGDDTLVVVDEAYGEFADVDSAVALLEDRNGFEARDDVAVLRTFSKAYGLAGVRLGYAIVPDEWADAYARVNTPFAASEIACRAGLAAIDDEEHVERTLETARESREYMRDQLEARVWPSEGNFVLVAVGDATAVAEATQERGVIVRDCSSFGLPGCIRVTCGTEAETDRAVETINAVLEDVAPESREVSEA; encoded by the coding sequence ATGCACCCGCGCGACCTGTCCGATCACGTCGCCTACGAGGCGGGTCGAGGCATCGAGGAGGTCGCCCGCGAACTCGGGCGCGACCCCTCGGAGTTCATCAAACTCGCCTCGAACGAGAACCCGCACGGCCCCTCGCCGGCGGCCGCCGTGGCCATCCGGGAGACGGCCTCGAGCGTGAGTTCCTACCCGAAGTCCGCGCACACCGACCTCACCGCCGCGATCGCCAATCGCTGGGACGTCGACGCGTCCCAGGTCTGGCTCGCCAACGGCGGCGACGGCGCGATCGACTACCTCTCCCGGGCGACCCTCGAGCCCGACGACGACGTGCTCGTCCCCGCGCCCGGCTTCGCCTACTACGGAATGAGTGCCCGCTTCCACCACGGCGACGTTCGCGAGTACGCCCTCGAGCGCGAGGACGACTTCGAACAGACGTCCGAGACCGTTCTCTCGGCCTACGACGGCGAGCGGATCGTCTACCTGACCAGTCCGCACAACCCGTCCGGATCGACGATCGCCCTCGCGGACGTCGAGCGAATCGCCGAGGAGACCGGCGACGACACCCTCGTCGTGGTCGACGAGGCCTACGGCGAGTTCGCCGACGTCGACAGCGCCGTCGCGCTGCTCGAGGACCGGAACGGCTTCGAGGCTCGCGACGACGTCGCCGTCCTGCGCACGTTCTCGAAAGCGTACGGACTCGCGGGCGTTCGGCTGGGCTACGCGATCGTGCCCGACGAGTGGGCCGACGCCTACGCCCGCGTGAACACGCCCTTCGCCGCGAGCGAGATCGCCTGCCGGGCCGGACTCGCCGCGATCGACGACGAGGAGCACGTCGAGCGCACCCTCGAGACGGCCCGCGAGTCCCGCGAGTACATGCGCGATCAGCTCGAGGCCCGCGTCTGGCCCAGCGAGGGCAACTTCGTGCTCGTCGCCGTCGGCGACGCGACGGCCGTCGCGGAGGCGACCCAGGAACGCGGCGTCATCGTCCGGGACTGCTCGAGTTTCGGCCTTCCCGGCTGTATCCGCGTCACCTGCGGCACCGAAGCGGAGACCGACCGGGCGGTCGAGACGATCAACGCCGTCCTCGAGGACGTCGCCCCCGAGAGCAGGGAGGTGTCCGAGGCGTGA
- a CDS encoding HalOD1 output domain-containing protein: MGEETQVGDGRGSDSTTIHFKRTYDWSATSPSIATVTALATVTGVDQTELATEFGTTLYDHVDPEALDALVRDQKSEQVTVSFTIDHYQIWFEGDELAVRSHDQ, encoded by the coding sequence ATGGGTGAGGAAACCCAAGTGGGCGACGGGCGTGGGTCTGATTCGACCACTATTCACTTCAAAAGAACGTACGATTGGTCGGCCACATCACCGAGCATCGCCACAGTCACCGCTCTCGCAACCGTCACGGGTGTCGATCAAACCGAGCTTGCGACCGAGTTCGGAACCACCTTATACGATCACGTTGACCCGGAAGCGCTCGATGCGCTCGTCCGAGATCAAAAATCCGAACAGGTCACCGTTTCCTTTACTATTGACCACTATCAGATCTGGTTCGAAGGTGACGAGCTGGCTGTCCGCTCACACGACCAGTAA
- a CDS encoding CDP-alcohol phosphatidyltransferase family protein, whose product MTLDKLRPYVSRFLDPFVRGFDRIGMTPDGVSALSFGIAVLAALAFLLGGRADPIWFVVAATLVFLNGWFDIIDGALAREQQVASAGGDLLDHVIDRYADIVIIGGLAAGVGDYFLGFLAVTGVVMTSYLGTQAQAVGLDRVYGGLVGRADRLAIIGLVGFLAYPLSGEYGGLTLIGWLLVFLAVVGHITALQRFYYSWSALD is encoded by the coding sequence ATGACGCTCGACAAGCTCCGACCGTACGTCTCGCGGTTCCTGGATCCGTTCGTCAGGGGCTTCGACCGCATCGGAATGACGCCCGACGGCGTCAGCGCGCTGTCGTTCGGGATTGCGGTCCTGGCCGCACTCGCGTTTCTCCTCGGCGGTCGAGCGGATCCAATCTGGTTCGTCGTCGCCGCGACGCTGGTCTTCCTGAACGGCTGGTTCGACATCATCGACGGGGCGCTCGCGCGCGAACAGCAGGTCGCCTCGGCGGGCGGGGATCTCCTCGATCACGTCATCGACAGGTACGCGGACATCGTCATCATCGGCGGACTGGCGGCCGGCGTCGGGGACTACTTCCTCGGCTTCCTCGCGGTAACGGGAGTCGTGATGACCTCGTATCTGGGCACCCAGGCCCAGGCCGTCGGGCTCGACCGGGTCTACGGCGGACTCGTCGGCCGCGCGGACCGGCTGGCGATCATCGGACTCGTCGGCTTCCTCGCCTATCCGCTGTCGGGCGAGTACGGCGGGCTCACGCTGATCGGCTGGCTGCTGGTCTTCCTCGCGGTCGTCGGTCACATCACCGCGCTCCAGCGCTTTTACTACTCCTGGTCGGCGCTCGACTGA
- the nthB gene encoding nitrile hydratase subunit beta has protein sequence MNGIHDLGGMDGFGPVPYDGGTSETFHERWEGEAYATFVATLGNRFASIDEFRHSIERMPPDFYIESNYYDRWVTALARLLVENDAIDPEAFAARTEAFEAGNASVPEYEDPELLGRLAAGVADSYDSDADDESPSFAVGDAVVVRNAHPDGHTRRPRYVRRARGEVVTHRGTHALPDARAHGRDGAEPLYQVAFDGAELWGEDAEPGVSVTLDLWESYLKPAEATEEGER, from the coding sequence ATGAACGGGATCCACGATCTCGGCGGGATGGACGGGTTCGGTCCGGTCCCGTACGACGGGGGCACGAGCGAAACCTTCCACGAGCGCTGGGAGGGCGAGGCGTACGCGACCTTCGTCGCCACGCTGGGGAACCGCTTCGCCTCGATCGACGAGTTCCGCCACAGCATCGAACGGATGCCACCGGATTTCTATATCGAGTCGAACTACTACGACCGCTGGGTCACCGCGCTCGCGCGGCTGCTGGTCGAAAACGACGCGATCGATCCCGAGGCCTTCGCGGCTCGAACCGAGGCGTTCGAGGCCGGAAACGCGAGCGTTCCAGAGTACGAGGACCCCGAACTGCTCGGTCGGCTCGCCGCCGGCGTCGCCGACTCCTACGATTCCGACGCCGACGACGAATCGCCGTCGTTCGCGGTCGGCGACGCGGTCGTGGTCCGGAACGCGCACCCGGACGGACACACCCGCCGCCCGCGGTACGTCCGCCGCGCTCGCGGCGAGGTGGTCACCCATCGCGGAACCCACGCCCTCCCCGACGCTCGCGCCCACGGCCGGGACGGCGCCGAGCCGCTCTACCAGGTGGCCTTCGACGGCGCGGAGCTGTGGGGCGAGGACGCCGAACCCGGCGTCAGCGTCACCCTCGATCTGTGGGAGTCGTACCTGAAGCCGGCCGAAGCCACGGAGGAGGGAGAGCGATGA
- a CDS encoding nitrile hydratase accessory protein, whose amino-acid sequence MTDDNSPASQLAALEDDEDAPVFHAPWQARAFAIAVALSDEGTYEWTAFQERLAAEIERVDEAAIPVDGETSEAAYYRRWIAALERLLLADGVLENAELTERTREFAEGERDASEWIDGERDHGDHSHDGHVDRDRDH is encoded by the coding sequence ATGACCGACGACAACTCCCCGGCGTCGCAACTCGCCGCGCTCGAGGACGACGAAGACGCCCCGGTCTTTCACGCCCCGTGGCAGGCGCGGGCCTTCGCCATCGCGGTCGCGCTCTCGGACGAAGGAACCTACGAGTGGACGGCGTTTCAGGAACGACTCGCCGCGGAGATCGAACGGGTCGACGAAGCGGCCATCCCCGTCGACGGAGAGACCTCGGAGGCGGCGTACTATCGACGATGGATCGCCGCCCTGGAGCGTCTCCTCCTCGCGGACGGCGTGCTCGAGAACGCCGAACTGACCGAGCGAACGCGGGAGTTCGCGGAGGGCGAACGCGACGCCTCGGAGTGGATCGACGGGGAGCGGGATCACGGAGACCACAGCCACGACGGCCACGTCGACCGAGATCGCGATCACTGA
- the ligA gene encoding ATP-dependent DNA ligase LigA, translating into MEFATFADRAAAIEAEPADLEIVAHVTALLEEAGGEEPQTLEIVARFVQGRVFPAWESTTLDVGPNACYEAIARAAGTNVDADDVEERLAEIGEIGDVAASYDFGGQAGLGAFAGGGAAADDGGDLSVREVYETLTDLAAAEGSGSQDRKEDLLFGLFNRCSSDEARYLARLVLSEMRIGVGEGSVRDAIAEAFGVPEDGVERALQVSNDYGEVARVARDEGRDGLDAIDLSIGRPVQAMLAQAGTVTDALEEWDEAAVEWKYDGARVQLHHDPGSSDTDGDGEAAGETRVFSRNMEDVTDALPEVVEFAAERLGEPTILDGEVVAIDDEGRPLPFQEVLKRFRRKHDVARAREDVPVRPVFFDCLHADGEDLLEAPLTTRHDRLEDVLVDDPGREPEDVDGLSLLWYTDDPDEIESIDADALEAGHEGIMLKNPDSAYSPGRRGKNWRKRKPDVETLDCVVTGAEWGEGRRATFLGTFELSVRDEDDSEELRSSGSAVEPQNLETVGKVATGITDEKLEELTDLLEPHIAAEEGQEVELEPQVVFEVGYEEIQTSPTYSSGYALRFPRFVGVRSDKRPEDADTLERLERLERLRE; encoded by the coding sequence ATGGAGTTCGCCACGTTCGCCGACCGCGCCGCCGCGATCGAAGCCGAGCCCGCCGACCTCGAGATCGTCGCCCACGTCACGGCGCTGCTCGAGGAGGCCGGCGGCGAGGAACCGCAGACCCTCGAGATCGTCGCCCGGTTCGTCCAGGGGCGCGTCTTTCCGGCGTGGGAGTCGACGACGCTGGACGTCGGGCCGAACGCCTGTTACGAGGCGATCGCCCGCGCGGCGGGGACCAACGTCGATGCGGACGACGTCGAGGAGCGACTCGCCGAGATCGGCGAAATCGGCGACGTGGCCGCGAGCTACGACTTCGGCGGGCAGGCGGGACTGGGCGCGTTCGCGGGCGGCGGTGCGGCCGCCGACGACGGCGGCGACCTCTCGGTTCGAGAGGTGTACGAGACGCTGACCGACCTCGCGGCGGCCGAGGGATCCGGCAGTCAGGACCGCAAGGAGGACCTGCTGTTCGGTCTCTTCAACCGGTGCTCGAGCGACGAAGCGCGCTACCTCGCCCGCCTCGTCCTCTCGGAGATGCGCATCGGCGTCGGCGAGGGGTCGGTCCGGGACGCTATCGCAGAGGCGTTCGGCGTTCCCGAGGACGGCGTCGAGCGCGCCCTGCAGGTCTCGAACGATTACGGAGAGGTCGCTCGGGTCGCTCGCGACGAGGGCCGGGACGGACTCGACGCAATCGACCTGTCGATCGGTCGGCCCGTCCAGGCGATGCTCGCCCAGGCCGGGACGGTGACCGACGCGCTCGAGGAGTGGGACGAAGCGGCGGTGGAGTGGAAGTACGACGGGGCTCGCGTGCAGTTGCACCACGATCCCGGGTCCTCGGATACAGACGGCGACGGTGAGGCGGCCGGCGAGACGCGCGTCTTCTCGAGAAACATGGAGGACGTCACCGACGCGCTCCCCGAGGTCGTCGAGTTCGCCGCCGAGCGCCTCGGGGAGCCGACGATCCTCGACGGCGAGGTCGTCGCGATCGACGACGAGGGCCGCCCGCTCCCGTTCCAGGAGGTCCTCAAGCGCTTCCGGCGCAAGCACGACGTCGCGAGGGCCCGCGAGGACGTCCCGGTCCGGCCGGTCTTCTTCGACTGCCTGCACGCCGACGGCGAGGACCTGCTCGAGGCGCCGCTGACGACCCGTCACGACCGACTCGAGGACGTCCTCGTCGACGATCCGGGCCGAGAGCCGGAGGACGTCGACGGACTCTCGCTGCTGTGGTACACCGACGATCCCGACGAGATCGAGTCGATCGACGCCGACGCGCTCGAGGCGGGCCACGAGGGGATCATGCTCAAGAACCCCGACTCGGCGTACTCGCCGGGACGTCGGGGGAAGAACTGGCGCAAGCGCAAGCCGGACGTCGAGACGCTGGACTGCGTCGTCACCGGCGCGGAGTGGGGCGAGGGCCGCCGGGCGACGTTTCTGGGGACCTTCGAGCTCTCGGTGCGCGACGAGGACGACAGCGAGGAACTACGTTCCTCTGGCTCCGCGGTGGAACCGCAGAACCTCGAGACGGTCGGAAAGGTCGCGACCGGCATTACGGACGAAAAGCTCGAGGAGCTGACCGACCTCCTCGAGCCCCACATCGCCGCCGAGGAGGGCCAGGAGGTGGAACTCGAGCCCCAAGTCGTCTTCGAGGTCGGCTACGAGGAGATCCAGACCTCGCCGACGTACTCGTCGGGTTACGCCCTACGATTCCCGCGGTTCGTGGGGGTACGTTCCGACAAACGGCCCGAAGACGCGGACACGCTCGAGCGGCTCGAGCGGCTCGAGCGGCTTCGAGAGTAA
- a CDS encoding aldo/keto reductase, protein MSPTDIPQPGFGTSGHKGDACTDAVVTAFETGYRHVDTAQMYDNERAVGRALEQADVDRDDVFLATKVHPSNLAHEDVIETTEESLERLGVEYVDLLYVHWPTDAYDPEETLPALDEVRDRGWTRHVGVSNFTIGLLDEAVEILESPLLANQVELHPRLQQDDLVSFSREHDVQTVAYCPIAKAEVNEIDALREIADARDATPVQIALAWHYERDGVVPIPKGTGEHVRENHEALEIDLSEDELERIDALDRGERLVDPDDAAWNR, encoded by the coding sequence ATGTCACCGACGGACATCCCACAGCCGGGGTTCGGCACGTCCGGCCACAAGGGCGACGCCTGCACCGACGCCGTCGTCACGGCGTTCGAGACCGGCTACCGACACGTCGACACGGCCCAGATGTACGACAACGAGCGGGCGGTCGGCCGCGCCCTCGAGCAAGCCGACGTCGACCGCGATGACGTCTTTCTCGCGACGAAGGTCCATCCCTCGAATCTCGCTCACGAGGACGTGATCGAGACGACCGAGGAGAGCCTCGAGCGTCTCGGCGTCGAGTACGTCGACCTGCTGTACGTCCACTGGCCGACCGACGCGTACGATCCGGAGGAGACGCTGCCGGCGCTCGACGAGGTCCGCGATCGAGGCTGGACCCGCCACGTCGGCGTCAGCAACTTCACGATCGGCCTGCTCGATGAGGCAGTGGAGATCCTCGAGTCGCCGCTGCTCGCCAATCAGGTCGAACTCCACCCGCGACTCCAGCAGGACGACCTCGTTTCCTTCTCGCGGGAGCACGACGTGCAGACGGTCGCGTACTGTCCGATCGCGAAAGCCGAGGTGAACGAGATCGACGCGCTCCGGGAGATCGCCGACGCGCGCGACGCGACCCCGGTCCAGATCGCGCTGGCCTGGCACTACGAGCGCGACGGCGTCGTCCCGATCCCGAAGGGAACCGGCGAGCACGTCCGGGAGAACCACGAGGCCCTCGAGATCGATCTGAGCGAGGACGAACTCGAGCGGATCGACGCGCTCGATCGGGGAGAGCGGCTGGTCGACCCCGACGACGCGGCCTGGAACCGGTAG
- a CDS encoding adenylate kinase family protein: MRVAVTGTPGTGKTTATELLEPRLADRDDALEVVHLNEVLDEEELYTEIDADRESKIADLDALAAWLDDREDAVIESHLAHHFDADRVAVLRCQPVTLEQRLLERGETRAKATENAESEALDVILAEAVEEHGLESVYEIDTTDLAPEGVADELEAVVASDRKPSAGEVDFVGYLG; this comes from the coding sequence GTGAGGGTCGCCGTCACCGGAACCCCGGGGACGGGAAAGACCACCGCGACGGAACTGCTCGAACCCCGGCTCGCGGACCGCGACGACGCGCTCGAGGTGGTCCACCTCAACGAGGTGCTCGACGAGGAGGAGCTGTACACCGAGATCGACGCCGATCGCGAAAGCAAGATCGCCGACCTCGACGCGCTCGCGGCGTGGCTCGACGACCGCGAGGACGCGGTGATCGAATCGCACCTCGCACACCACTTCGACGCCGATCGCGTCGCCGTCCTGCGCTGTCAGCCGGTGACGCTCGAGCAACGGCTGCTCGAACGCGGCGAGACCCGGGCGAAAGCGACGGAGAACGCGGAGAGCGAAGCGCTCGACGTCATCCTCGCCGAGGCGGTCGAGGAGCACGGGCTCGAGTCGGTGTACGAGATCGACACGACCGATCTGGCTCCCGAGGGCGTCGCGGACGAACTCGAGGCCGTCGTCGCGAGCGACCGGAAACCGAGCGCCGGCGAGGTCGACTTCGTGGGGTACCTCGGATGA
- a CDS encoding HalOD1 output domain-containing protein: protein MGYDIDDNEAVSEAVVLAVSSAKERDPCTLRPLYEIINPDALNELSDPKYDGKRRTGANVSFVYSDHRVTIDTSEYITIQPADV from the coding sequence ATGGGATACGATATTGACGACAACGAAGCTGTTAGTGAGGCGGTTGTCTTGGCCGTGAGTTCGGCAAAAGAGCGTGACCCCTGTACTCTAAGACCACTATATGAAATCATCAATCCAGATGCACTGAACGAATTATCCGACCCAAAGTACGATGGAAAACGCCGAACGGGTGCTAACGTCTCATTCGTCTACAGTGACCATCGCGTTACTATCGATACCAGTGAGTACATTACAATTCAACCAGCAGATGTGTGA